A single genomic interval of Helianthus annuus cultivar XRQ/B chromosome 6, HanXRQr2.0-SUNRISE, whole genome shotgun sequence harbors:
- the LOC110865380 gene encoding phosphatidylinositol 4-kinase gamma 1, giving the protein MAAIIDRNHGFKSLAQLPRCRLQSYSHLDPSMHDSTHNITHTSNVTTTLHKSYSTPCLSLATNAKQEVESPNPRIEIVSGQKAPKVHDLVAEVAIALASGVKPTPVPSGLGGAYYMQSRKEGNSNNTIAVVKPADEEPLAFNNPKGFAGRMLGQPGMKRSIRVGETGLRELAAYLLDHGGFAGVPPSALVKICHVTFNVNVNMELASNPPFKITSIQRYVEHETDAGDLGPSRFSVCSVHRIGILDIRLLNLDRHAGNMLVKNFNGNHVAGKAELVPIDHGFCLPESLDDPYFEWLHWPQSSIPFSELEADYISSLDPFKDAELLRTELPSIRECSVRVFILCTIFLKRATAAGLSLADIGEMMTRDFIGGEESWSILENICVNAKANLDMEILSNGSDENKEFDEMFAFDKVFEDSLNQDQDVSTLSADGKPTKMMRYSSEGARGKLIDPRLTRLVQESGIKDGCGPAGISIPRSASFAAHSKNPDTGVCVSFEEMKEDEWSSFLEYYEELLPEAFLQKQSTSMLKQRLGYSCEF; this is encoded by the coding sequence ATGGCTGCAATCATTGATCGTAATCACGGATTTAAGTCACTTGCCCAACTCCCAAGATGCAGACTCCAATCTTACTCTCATTTGGATCCCAGCATGCACGATTCCACGCATAACATCACACACACATCCAATGTCACCACTACTCTCCACAAAAGTTATTCCACCCCATGCCTTTCTTTAGCCACTAACGCGAAACAAGAGGTTGAATCACCTAATCCAAGAATTGAAATCGTTAGTGGTCAAAAGGCTCCAAAGGTTCATGATCTTGTAGCTGAGGTTGCCATTGCATTAGCATCTGGGGTCAAGCCTACACCTGTGCCAAGTGGGCTTGGTGGGGCCTACTATATGCAATCAAGAAAAGAAGGTAACAGTAACAACACAATCGCAGTTGTGAAGCCAGCCGATGAAGAACCATTAGCATTCAACAATCCTAAAGGCTTTGCAGGCCGGATGCTGGGCCAGCCCGGAATGAAACGGTCCATCAGGGTAGGTGAAACCGGGCTTCGTGAACTGGCTGCTTATTTGCTTGATCATGGTGGCTTTGCAGGCGTTCCTCCATCAGCACTTGTCAAAATCTGTCATGTCACTTTTAATGTAAACGTAAACATGGAATTGGCATCAAACCCACCTTTTAAAATCACATCTATACAGAGATATGTAGAACACGAGACAGATGCAGGAGATTTGGGCCCGTCTAGGTTCTCAGTTTGCTCAGTTCATCGTATTGGCATTCTTGACATTCGGCTCCTTAATCTGGACCGACACGCAGGGAACATGCTTGTGAAGAATTTTAATGGGAACCATGTTGCTGGGAAGGCTGAACTTGTCCCAATTGATCATGGGTTTTGTTTACCCGAGTCATTAGATGACCCGTATTTCGAATGGCTACATTGGCCCCAATCTTCAATCCCATTTTCAGAACTAGAAGCTGATTATATCTCAAGTCTTGATCCGTTTAAAGATGCTGAACTTTTAAGAACCGAACTTCCATCAATCAGGGAGTGTTCTGTGCGTGTTTTCATACTTTGTACCATTTTCTTGAAACGGGCAACTGCTGCTGGGCTTTCTCTTGCTGATATAGGTGAAATGATGACACGAGATTTCATCGGAGGTGAAGAGAGTTGGAGTATTTTGGAGAATATTTGCGTAAACGCAAAGGCTAACTTGGATATGGAAATATTAAGTAATGGAAGTGATGAGAATAAAGAATTTGACGAAATGTTTGCATTTGATAAGGTGTTTGAAGACAGTTTGAACCAGGATCAGGATGTTTCAACACTTTCAGCAGATGGTAAACCAACAAAAATGATGAGATATTCATCTGAAGGAGCAAGGGGTAAGTTAATTGATCCACGTTTGACCCGACTAGTACAAGAAAGTGGCATTAAAGATGGTTGTGGTCCAGCCGGGATATCAATACCAAGAAGCGCAAGTTTTGCAGCTCATAGCAAAAATCCTGATACGGGTGTGTGTGTTTCGTTTGAGGAAATGAAGGAAGACGAATGGTCCTCGTTCTTGGAGTATTATGAGGAGCTTTTACCAGAGGCTTTTCTGCAGAAACAAAGCACCAGCATGTTGAAACAGAGGTTAGGATATTCTTGTGAATTCTGA